One region of Brassica napus cultivar Da-Ae chromosome A10, Da-Ae, whole genome shotgun sequence genomic DNA includes:
- the LOC125579038 gene encoding telomere repeat-binding protein 4-like — protein MVVKRMLYSDFDFSSFPKAPRSIRRKVPSSQRRDDVDCGMMRAIDLLAYVAEKLQEEEGETSSNSINAFEEGYYNQNRLAGKIKQEHQANLASSKSPSENASGVSLEQTQVSDCKRGRGLNPLAGCGNKKEDCDFHVESGGVTVETCVVNNVDAGLEDGGLISLKDPSQLHVQCPEPVHLDGVPNEYRNRSKLVCRDDDESYCEYYKCKDKCNKSYSPSLTWAGHRRAVHRSKCFEGTKTDGSVKALDRKRKLCCRYSPRKHETLHKKRRLSDKGLVVNSDGGITSESVTNSTEKRESENGVLSDAIGLHSEDSRVKFSIKSLRIPELFIEVPETATVGSLKRTVMEAVSALLDDGISIGVTVQGRKVRDDNNTLSQTGLSCRENLGNLGFTLEPGPEKLSVPLCSENPVMSKPTDSTKLSERSAANCVENNSQELVPYQMDISADEQQPSSDSRAMVSVSALEPEALAIVPFKEKPKRTELSQRRIRRPFSVTEVEALVNAVEELGTGRWRDVKLRSFENESHRTYVDLKDKWKTLVHTASISPQQRRGEPVPQELLDRVLASHRYWSQHPPKQNGKHQDAATMVTESGPSM, from the exons ATGGTGGTCAAGAGGATGTTATACAGTGACTTTGATTTCTCCAGTTTTCCCAAGGCTCCTCGTTCAATCAGg AGGAAGGTACCATCAAGTCAGAGGAGAGATGATGTTGACTGTGGGATGATGAGAGCAATTGATTTGCTCGCTTATGTTGCTGAGAAGTTGCAGGAAGAAGAAGGCGAGACCTCCTCAAACTCTATCAATGCATTCGAAGAAGGGTATTATAATCAGAATCGTTTGGCTGGAAAGATCAAGCAAGAACATCAAGCAAACCTTGCCTCATCAAAGTCACCTAGCGAAAACGCTAGCGGCGTGTCTTTGGAGCAGACACAGGTTTCTGATTGTAAGAGAGGCCGTGGTCTGAACCCTCTTGCAGGGTGCGGAAACAAGAAAGAGGATTGTGATTTTCATGTTGAATCAGGGGGCGTCACTGTGGAGACATGTGTTGTTAATAATGTAGATGCCGGCTTGGAAGACGGTGGCTTAATCAGCTTAAAGGATCCAAGTCAGTTACATGTGCAGTGTCCCGAACCAGTCCACCTGGATGGTGTCCCTAATGAGTATAGGAATCGTTCTAAGTTAGTTTGCAGAGATGATGACGAAAGCTATTGTGAATACTATAAATGTAAAGACAAGTGTAATAAGTCGTATAGTCCTTCTCTGACATGGGCTGGACATAGAAGAGCAGTCCACAGGTCCAAGTGTTTTGAAGGCACCAAAACAG ATGGTTCTGTAAAGGCTTTGGACCGCAAGAGAAAGTTATGTTGTCGTTACAGCCCACGGAAGCATGAGACTCTTCATAAGAAGAGAAGATTGTCTGACAAAGGGTTGGTTGTAAATTCTGATGGAGGAATCACTAGTGAAAGTGTTACCAATTCAACTGAAAAGAGAGAATCGG AAAATGGTGTTCTCTCTGACGCAATAGGTCTTCATTCAGAGGACTCACGTG TAAAGTTCAGCATCAAGTCCCTTAGGATTCCGGAGCTTTTTATTGAAGTTCCAGAAACAGCAACAGTAGGTTCACTCAAG AGAACTGTGATGGAGGCTGTCAGTGCTTTACTCGATGATGGAATAAGTATAGGAGTGACAGTCCAAGGGAGGAAGGTTAGAGATGACAACAACACTCTGTCACAGACTGGTCTTTCGTGTAGAGAGAATCTAGGCAACCTTGGCTTCACCTTGGAGCCTGGTCCGGAAAAACTGAGTGTACCTCTTTGCTCTGAAAATCCTGTCATGTCTAAGCCAACTGATTCCACTAAGTTGTCAGAAAG GTCAGCAGCAAATTGTGTGGAGAATAATAGCCAGGAGTTAGTTCCATATCAGATGGACATATCAGCTGATGAACAACAACCTTCATCAGATTCAAGAGCGATGGTTTCAGTTTCAGCCTTGGAACCTGAAGCTCTTGCTATTGTCCCATTTAAGGAGAAACCAAAGCGCACGGAGCTTTCACAGCGCAGAATCAGGAGACCGTTCTCTGTTACAGAGGTAGAAGCTCTAGTAAATGCAGTTGAGGAACTTGGGACTGGAAG ATGGCGTGATGTGAAGCTGCGTTCTTTTGAGAATGAAAGTCATCGAACCTACGTGGACTTGAAG GATAAATGGAAAACCTTGGTTCACACGGCAAGTATATCACCGCAGCAACGAAGGGGAGAGCCAGTGCCTCAGGAACTGCTAGACAGAGTCTTGGCATCGCATAGGTATTGGTCACAGCACCCACCGAAACAGAACGGGAAACATCAAGATGCTGCAACGATGGTGACTGAGTCAGGTCCGTCCATGTAA
- the LOC106372261 gene encoding nascent polypeptide-associated complex subunit alpha-like protein 3 isoform X2 encodes MTAELKDEILAAKLEEQKIDLDTPEVEDDNDEDDDDSEDDEGHDGEAGGRSKQSRSEKKSRKAMLKLGMKPITGVSRVTIKKSKNILFVISKPDVFKSPASDTYGIFGEAKIDDLSSQLQTQAAEQFKAPDRSNLVSGGETSSGAAAAAAGGDQDDEEVDEEGVEPKDIELVMTQAGVSKPRAVKALKAADGDIVSAIMELTT; translated from the exons ATGACTGCCGAACTGAAAGATGAGATCCTCGCCGCCAAATTAGAAGAGCAGAAGATCGAT CTCGATACACCTGAAGTTGAAGACGATaatgatgaggatgatgatgattccgAGGATGACGAAG GACATGATGGAGAGGCTGGTGGTCGGTCTAAGCAAAGCAGAAGCGAGAAAAAGAGTCGTAAAGCTATGCTTAAGCTTGGAATGAAACCCATCACTGGTGTTAGCCGTGTCACCATCAAAAAGAGCAAGAAC ATCTTGTTTGTGATATCGAAGCCTGATGTGTTCAAGAGTCCAGCCTCAGATACTTATGGGATCTTTGGCGAGGCCAAGATCGATGATTTGAGCTCCCAGCTTCAGACGCAGGCTGCTGAGCAGTTCAAGGCTCCGGACCGCAGCAACTTGGTTTCCGGTGGAGAAACATCCAGCGGTGCAGCTGCAGCAGCAGCTGGTGGTGATCAGGATGATGAAGAGGTGGACGAGGAGGGTGTGGAGCCTAAGGATATCGAGCTGGTGATGACCCAAGCTGGAGTGTCTAAGCCAAGGGCTGTTAAGGCTCTCAAGGCTGCTGATGGAGATATTGTCTCTGCCATCATGGAGCTTACCACCTAA
- the LOC106372262 gene encoding uncharacterized protein LOC106372262, translated as MKKAAEFVKDIINMLAGLAKDKTKELKRKTRAFKTRLVIFSLLHNRNMVVSSWSHKLKSKPTSRSLDDGGNKDKNNMVVVYSHNANMSTTPAASPQYVQYVDEEDEEEEEDDEKYPDLRHSLFEAEGSVIDMVKHSKEDKGEEFRLEDEIDNVADLFITRFHRQMWLQKQLSLENIQDTSN; from the coding sequence atgaagAAGGCGGCAGAGTTCGTGAAGGATATAATAAACATGTTGGCTGGTCTTGCAAAAGACAAGACGAAGGAGCTAAAGAGGAAAACAAGAGCCTTTAAGACCCGTCTTGTAATATTCTCGCTACTCCACAACAGAAACATGGTGGTGAGCTCGTGGTCTCACAAGCTCAAATCCAAACCAACATCAAGAAGCCTAGATGATGGTGGTAATAAGGATAAAAATAACATGGTGGTAGTGTATAGCCACAACGCCAATATGTCAACCACTCCTGCTGCCTCTCCGCAATATGTACAATATGTggacgaggaagatgaagaagaagaggaagatgatgaaaaGTATCCAGACTTGAGACACTCGCTGTTTGAGGCAGAGGGCTCGGTGATAGACATGGTGAAACACTCCAAGGAAGACAAGGGAGAAGAGTTTCGGTTGGAAGATGAGATCGACAACGTGGCTGATCTTTTCATTACCCGGTTCCACCGACAGATGTGGTTGCAGAAGCAGCTTTCTCTCGAGAATATTCAAGATACATCGAACTGA
- the LOC106370597 gene encoding ribosomal RNA large subunit methyltransferase E — MSGAGVPDFFYREAQRLGYVARSAFKLLQIQKQYKLIKPGSSVLDLGCAPGAWLQVACQSLGPLRSGGNVVGMDIKKVKVPPLCDARVQTISADVLNFPRQKIRELSPQHMGFSVVLSDMCHSVTGITSRDAALSAELGMRALNLAVGQAAISKSLDDDDEGGDEESRVGVLRHGGHLVIKLLESEDAQDFARICKPIFNKASWLRPKATRPSSREIYLICQGFRS, encoded by the exons ATGAGTGGGGCTGGAGTGCCTGACTTCTTCTACAGAGAAGCTCAACGTCTTGGCTATGTCGCTCGTTCCGCTTTCAAG CTTCTACAGATTCAAAAGCAGTACAAGCTCATCAAACCAGGCTCCTCTGTTCTTGACTTAGGTTGTGCCCCTGGTGCTTGGCTTCAG GTTGCTTGTCAAAGCTTAGGTCCGCTTAGAAGTGGTGGAAACGTCGTTGGTATGGATATAAAG AAGGTGAAGGTTCCTCCACTGTGTGATGCTCGAGTGCAGACCATTAGCGCCGATGTTTTAAACTTCCCCAGACAAAAGATTAGAGAGTTATCTCCTCAG CATATGGGGTTCTCAGTGGTTCTATCAGATATGTGTCACTCAGTAACTGGAATTACCAGTAGAGATGCAGCTCTCTCTGCTGAACTGGGAATGCGAGCCCTTAATTTGGCTGTTGGTCAAGCTGCCATCTCTAAGTCactcgatgatgatgatgaaggagGTGATGAGGAGAGTCGTGTTGGTGTGCTTAGGCATGGAGGTCATCTTGTCATCAAGCTTCTTGAAAGCGAGGATGCTCAAG attttgcGAGGATATGCAAGCCAATCTTTAACAAGGCATCTTGGTTGAGGCCAAAAGCTACAAGACCATCATCTCGAGAGATCTACTTGATTTGCCAGGGCTTTCGTTCATAA
- the LOC125579041 gene encoding agamous-like MADS-box protein AGL15 isoform X1, producing the protein MGRGKIEIKRIENANSRQVTFSKRRAGLLKKAHELSVLCDSEVAVIVFSKSGKLFEFSSTRMKRTLLRYDNYQRSSDAPLINYKPENQEEDCTEVDLLKNEISKLQEKHLQMQGKGLNALSLKELQHLEQQLNVSLISVRERKELLLTKQLEESRLKEQRAELENETLRRQVQELRSFLPSFNQQYVPSYITCFAIDPKNSPVNNSGLDDTNYSLQKTNSDTTLQLGLPGEAQARRSEGNRESPSSDSVTTSTTKATPQRINVV; encoded by the exons ATGGGTCGTGGGAAAATAGAGATAAAGAGGATCGAGAATGCGAATAGCAGACAAGTTACTTTCTCCAAGAGGCGTGCTGGTTTGCTCAAGAAGGCTCATGAGCTCTCTGTTCTTTGCGACTCTGAGGTTGCCGTCATCGTCTTCTCCAAGTCCGGCAAGCTCTTCGAGTTCTCAAGTACTCG CATGAAGCGAACGCTTTTGAGATACGACAACTACCAACGTTCTTCAGATGCTCCTCTGATTAATTATAAACCAGAG AACCAGGAGGAGGATTGTACAGAGGTGGACCTTTTAAAGAATGAGATCTCAAAGCTTCAAGAGAAACATTT ACAAATGCAAGGTAAGGGCTTGAATGCTCTGAGCTTGAAAGAGCTGCAACACCTTGAACAACAACTAAATGTCTCATTGATATCTGTGAGAGAGCGAAAG GAACTATTGCTGACTAAACAACTTGAAGAATCACGGCTCAAG GAACAGAGAGCAGAGCTGGAAAACGAGACCTTACGTAGACAG GTTCAAGAACTCAGAAGTTTTCTCCCGTCCTTCAACCAACAATATGTTCCATCCTACATCACATGCTTCGCTATAGATCCCAAGAACTCCCCCGTAAACAACTCTGGCTTGGACGACACTAACTACAGCCTCCAGAAGACCAATTCAGACACAACATTGCAATTGGG GTTGCCGGGAGAAGCACAGGCTAGAAGGAGCGAAGGAAATAGAGAGAGCCCATCAAGTGATTCAGTAACAACGAGCACCACCAAAGCAACTCCACAAAGGATCAATGTAGTTTAG
- the LOC106372258 gene encoding probable xyloglucan endotransglucosylase/hydrolase protein 5: MGRLPLTLCLTFLVMATVTFGVPPKKAVDVPFGRNYFPTWAFDHIKYLNGGSEVHLILDKYTGTGFQSKGSYLFGHFSMHIKMVPGDSAGTVTAFYLSSQSSVHDEIDFEFLGNRTGQPYILQTNVFTGGKGNREQRINLWFDPSKDYHSYSVLWNMYQIVFFVDDVPIRVFKNSKDIGVKFPFNQPMKIYSSLWNADDWATRGGLEKTNWAKAPFVASYRGFHVDGCEASVNAKFCETQGKRWWDQKEFQDLDAQQYKRLKWVRTRYTIYNYCTDRVRFPVPPPECRRDRDI, encoded by the exons ATGGGTCGTCTTCCACTTACTCTTTGCCTCACCTTTCTTGTTATGGCCACAGTAACATTTGGTGTACCTCCTAAAAAGGCCGTTGATGTTCCTTTCGGCAGGAACTACTTTCCAACATGGGCTTTTGATCACATTAAGTACCTCAACGGTGGTTCTGAAGTGCATCTTATCCTAGACAAGTACACTG GCACTGGCTTTCAGTCCAAAGGCTCCTACTTGTTTGGACACTTCAGTATGCACATAAAGATGGTTCCTGGGGACTCTGCTGGAACTGTGACGGCCTTCTAC TTGTCATCGCAGAGCTCAGTACATGACGAGATAGACTTTGAGTTTCTAGGGAACAGAACCGGCCAACCTTACATTTTACAGACAAACGTGTTCACAGGAGGCAAAGGAAACCGAGAGCAGAGGATAAACCTCTGGTTTGACCCTTCAAAGGACTATCATTCCTATTCAGTTCTCTGGAATATGTATCAGATTGT GTTCTTTGTGGATGATGTGCCGATACGAGTATTCAAGAACAGCAAAGACATTGGGGTGAAGTTTCCATTCAACCAGCCGATGAAGATCTATTCCAGTCTTTGGAACGCAGACGACTGGGCCACAAGGGGAGGGCTAGAGAAAACCAACTGGGCAAAGGCTCCTTTCGTGGCGTCCTACAGAGGTTTCCACGTAGACGGATGTGAGGCTTCGGTGAATGCTAAGTTCTGCGAGACGCAAGGGAAACGTTGGTGGGATCAGAAAGAGTTCCAAGACTTGGATGCTCAACAGTACAAGCGTCTCAAATGGGTTCGTACAAGATACACCATCTACAACTATTGTACTGACCGTGTCAGGTTTCCCGTGCCTCCTCCTGAGTGCCGTAGAGACCGTGACATTTAG
- the BNACNNG56140D gene encoding uncharacterized protein At5g39865 gives MADKTKSSSSFFNRSLTIHGHRPTDSTPKSHSLNPSLNRTTSITKFYHPVETVVETSLKGKVKNLCRLFEGSKSSSKPTSATPDHPQKLKSNKSVLSESRLSPFLSLNNSVIRLPGTEDRIVVYFTSLRGIRRTYEDCYSVRMIFRGFRVWIDERDVSMDSAYKKELQIAMGEKSSVSLPQVFIMGKHVGGADVVKSLFEIGELAKILKLFPVREPGFVCRCCGDARFIPCSNCSGSKKLYDEDEDRHKRCPECNENGLIRCPDCSS, from the coding sequence ATGGCAGATAAGACGAAATCGTCCTCTTCCTTCTTCAACAGGTCGCTCACAATCCACGGCCACAGACCAACGGATTCAACCCCCAAATCACACAGCCTCAATCCTTCTCTCAACCGAACCACCTCCATCACCAAATTCTACCACCCCGTCGAAACCGTCGTCGAAACCTCTCTCAAAGGCAAAGTCAAGAACCTCTGCAGACTATTCGAAGGCTCCAAATCCTCCTCCAAACCAACCTCAGCAACACCCGATCATCCTCAGAAGCTGAAATCAAACAAATCGGTTCTATCCGAATCGCGGTTATCCCCGTTTCTAAGCCTAAACAACTCAGTGATCCGTCTCCCCGGGACGGAGGACAGGATCGTGGTGTATTTCACGAGCCTGAGAGGGATCAGACGAACCTACGAGGATTGTTATTCAGTTAGGATGATCTTCAGAGGGTTTAGGGTGTGGATCGACGAGCGCGATGTTTCGATGGACTCTGCTTACAAGAAGGAGCTTCAGATCGCGATGGGGGAGAAGAGTAGCGTCTCGTTGCCTCAGGTTTTTATAATGGGGAAGCATGTTGGTGGTGCTGACGTGGTCAAGAGTTTGTTCGAGATCGGTGAGCTAGCGAAGATCCTTAAGCTGTTTCCCGTGAGGGAGCCGGGGTTTGTGTGCCGTTGTTGTGGGGACGCTAGGTTTATTCCGTGTTCGAATTGTAGTGGGAGTAAGAAACTGTATGATGAGGATGAAGATAGGCACAAGAGGTGTCCCGAGTGTAATGAGAATGGGTTGATACGGTGTCCTGATTGCTCCTCTTGA
- the LOC125579041 gene encoding agamous-like MADS-box protein AGL15 isoform X2 — protein sequence MGRGKIEIKRIENANSRQVTFSKRRAGLLKKAHELSVLCDSEVAVIVFSKSGKLFEFSSTRMKRTLLRYDNYQRSSDAPLINYKPENQEEDCTEVDLLKNEISKLQEKHLQMQGKGLNALSLKELQHLEQQLNVSLISVRERKEQRAELENETLRRQVQELRSFLPSFNQQYVPSYITCFAIDPKNSPVNNSGLDDTNYSLQKTNSDTTLQLGLPGEAQARRSEGNRESPSSDSVTTSTTKATPQRINVV from the exons ATGGGTCGTGGGAAAATAGAGATAAAGAGGATCGAGAATGCGAATAGCAGACAAGTTACTTTCTCCAAGAGGCGTGCTGGTTTGCTCAAGAAGGCTCATGAGCTCTCTGTTCTTTGCGACTCTGAGGTTGCCGTCATCGTCTTCTCCAAGTCCGGCAAGCTCTTCGAGTTCTCAAGTACTCG CATGAAGCGAACGCTTTTGAGATACGACAACTACCAACGTTCTTCAGATGCTCCTCTGATTAATTATAAACCAGAG AACCAGGAGGAGGATTGTACAGAGGTGGACCTTTTAAAGAATGAGATCTCAAAGCTTCAAGAGAAACATTT ACAAATGCAAGGTAAGGGCTTGAATGCTCTGAGCTTGAAAGAGCTGCAACACCTTGAACAACAACTAAATGTCTCATTGATATCTGTGAGAGAGCGAAAG GAACAGAGAGCAGAGCTGGAAAACGAGACCTTACGTAGACAG GTTCAAGAACTCAGAAGTTTTCTCCCGTCCTTCAACCAACAATATGTTCCATCCTACATCACATGCTTCGCTATAGATCCCAAGAACTCCCCCGTAAACAACTCTGGCTTGGACGACACTAACTACAGCCTCCAGAAGACCAATTCAGACACAACATTGCAATTGGG GTTGCCGGGAGAAGCACAGGCTAGAAGGAGCGAAGGAAATAGAGAGAGCCCATCAAGTGATTCAGTAACAACGAGCACCACCAAAGCAACTCCACAAAGGATCAATGTAGTTTAG
- the LOC106372261 gene encoding nascent polypeptide-associated complex subunit alpha-like protein 3 isoform X1, with amino-acid sequence MTAELKDEILAAKLEEQKIDLDTPEVEDDNDEDDDDSEDDEAGHDGEAGGRSKQSRSEKKSRKAMLKLGMKPITGVSRVTIKKSKNILFVISKPDVFKSPASDTYGIFGEAKIDDLSSQLQTQAAEQFKAPDRSNLVSGGETSSGAAAAAAGGDQDDEEVDEEGVEPKDIELVMTQAGVSKPRAVKALKAADGDIVSAIMELTT; translated from the exons ATGACTGCCGAACTGAAAGATGAGATCCTCGCCGCCAAATTAGAAGAGCAGAAGATCGAT CTCGATACACCTGAAGTTGAAGACGATaatgatgaggatgatgatgattccgAGGATGACGAAG CAGGACATGATGGAGAGGCTGGTGGTCGGTCTAAGCAAAGCAGAAGCGAGAAAAAGAGTCGTAAAGCTATGCTTAAGCTTGGAATGAAACCCATCACTGGTGTTAGCCGTGTCACCATCAAAAAGAGCAAGAAC ATCTTGTTTGTGATATCGAAGCCTGATGTGTTCAAGAGTCCAGCCTCAGATACTTATGGGATCTTTGGCGAGGCCAAGATCGATGATTTGAGCTCCCAGCTTCAGACGCAGGCTGCTGAGCAGTTCAAGGCTCCGGACCGCAGCAACTTGGTTTCCGGTGGAGAAACATCCAGCGGTGCAGCTGCAGCAGCAGCTGGTGGTGATCAGGATGATGAAGAGGTGGACGAGGAGGGTGTGGAGCCTAAGGATATCGAGCTGGTGATGACCCAAGCTGGAGTGTCTAAGCCAAGGGCTGTTAAGGCTCTCAAGGCTGCTGATGGAGATATTGTCTCTGCCATCATGGAGCTTACCACCTAA
- the LOC125579042 gene encoding N-terminal acetyltransferase A complex catalytic subunit NAA10-like yields MVCIRRATVDDLLAMQACNLMCLPENYQMKYYLYHILSWPQLLYVAEDYNGRIVGYVLAKMDEESNECHGHITSLAVLRTHRKLGLATKLMTAAQSAMEQVYEAEYVSLHVRRSNRAAFHLYTETLGYKIHDVEAKYYADGEDAYDMRKYFKGKQNHQQSHGHHHHHHHGGGCCSGDAVDTTPAEDAIATTSK; encoded by the exons ATGGTGTGCATCAGGCGAGCGACGGTTGACGATCTGCTGGCGATGCAAGCCTGCAATCTCATGTGTCTTCCCGAGAACTACCAGATGAAGTACTACCTCTACCACATCCTCTCCTGGCCTCAGCTTCTCTACGTTGCCGAGGACTACAACGGCCGCATCGTCGGCTATGTCCTCGCCAAGATGGACGAGGAGAGTAACGAGTGCCACGGCCACATCACTTCCCTCGCTGTTCTTCGTACTCATCGGAAGCTTGGTCTCGCCACTAAGCTCATGACCGCCGCTCAGTCTGCCATGGAACAG GTTTATGAGGCAGAGTATGTTTCGCTGCACGTGAGGAGAAGTAACCGAGCAGCGTTTCATCTGTACACGGAGACGTTAGGCTACAAGATTCACGATGTGGAAGCGAAGTATTACGCTGATGGAGAGGATGCCTATGACATGCGGAAGTATTTTAAGGGTAAGCAAAACCATCAACAGAGCCAcggtcatcatcatcatcatcatcatggaGGTGGGTGTTGTTCCGGTGATGCAGTAGATACAACTCCAGCCGAAGATGCTATAGCAACGACGTCGAAGTGA